The following proteins are encoded in a genomic region of bacterium:
- a CDS encoding metallophosphoesterase, with translation MSVKIAVISDSHIGQKISAYPAEILNAIGECDIIIHAGDHTSMESVELLNSLGNLRAVHGNMDEITISNLLPSRLVFEVEGIRIGVTHGWGSPLGIERRVLDVFVDEKLDIVIFGHSHSPCDKIIDGIRVINPGAISGNLQDKSSSWGILTINGCDADWRLIEFSFK, from the coding sequence ATGTCGGTGAAGATAGCAGTAATCTCGGATTCCCATATTGGGCAGAAAATTTCGGCCTATCCTGCGGAAATATTAAATGCAATAGGCGAGTGTGATATTATTATTCACGCCGGGGATCATACTAGTATGGAATCGGTCGAGTTGCTCAATAGTTTAGGCAATTTGCGTGCTGTCCATGGAAACATGGACGAGATAACAATCTCAAATCTTCTTCCTTCGAGACTCGTATTCGAGGTGGAGGGTATTCGTATAGGTGTCACGCACGGTTGGGGATCGCCGCTCGGTATCGAACGGCGTGTTCTTGATGTTTTTGTCGATGAGAAATTGGATATTGTTATTTTTGGCCATAGCCATAGTCCATGCGATAAGATTATTGATGGTATCAGGGTGATAAACCCTGGAGCCATAAGTGGTAATTTACAGGATAAATCCAGTAGCTGGGGAATTTTAACCATCAACGGTTGTGATGCCGATTGGCGGCTGATTGAATTTTCGTTTAAGTGA
- a CDS encoding DUF389 domain-containing protein, whose amino-acid sequence MVIAPLLGPNVGLSLATMLSDIKLAKKAFLSNISGLILVALISIILGTIFKVDPYDLEIFSRTLVGLSDIAIALATGAAGALAYTTGIPTMFVGVTVSVALLPPLVVFGLLLGSGNFDLALGSFFL is encoded by the coding sequence ATGGTTATTGCGCCGCTTTTGGGTCCCAATGTTGGCCTTTCTTTGGCTACAATGCTATCGGATATCAAGTTAGCTAAGAAGGCATTTTTATCAAATATAAGCGGTTTAATTCTCGTTGCTTTAATTTCAATTATTCTTGGGACTATATTCAAGGTTGATCCCTACGATTTGGAGATATTCTCTCGAACTTTAGTAGGTTTGTCGGATATTGCTATTGCACTTGCAACTGGAGCCGCCGGAGCGCTTGCATATACTACCGGTATTCCAACTATGTTCGTGGGAGTTACTGTCTCGGTGGCGCTACTTCCACCGCTTGTTGTTTTCGGTTTATTACTCGGTTCGGGTAATTTTGATCTTGCTCTTGGGAGCTTTTTTCTTTAG
- a CDS encoding permease — translation MHNFFGILGHYAIEIVPSLALGFFLSGIIHEFIPGDIVEKHLGGRGILPLIYSTVAGTLLPICCVGSLPVAVSLREKGASVGAVVAFLIATPATSLSAIFVCYSLLGLKFTLFLFFAVIFMGITMGALADIFGFKIRVNAKPTCICHSKDKNCTLIDPVCGMEALKQSDFKIEHDGATFYFCSAHCKAKFEESPDRFANKINEEKCEHCAVEKSGLSNRLVSALKFAFFEMPKDIGLELVLGLLLAVLIASFNPIGQFVSNYLSGIFAYPVSLIFGMMMYICSTASVPLVDALVSQGMNIGAGMVLLLAGPITSWGTILVIRSQFGGKMLAFYLGGIAIFSLIIGYAFTLI, via the coding sequence TTGCATAATTTTTTTGGCATTTTAGGGCATTATGCTATAGAGATCGTTCCTTCATTGGCTCTCGGTTTTTTCCTTTCGGGTATCATTCATGAGTTTATTCCTGGCGATATCGTCGAGAAGCATCTCGGCGGAAGAGGGATTCTACCTTTAATTTATTCGACGGTTGCAGGAACTTTATTGCCTATTTGTTGTGTAGGCTCCTTGCCAGTGGCGGTTAGCCTCAGGGAAAAGGGTGCTAGTGTGGGGGCAGTTGTGGCTTTTTTAATAGCTACGCCTGCTACTTCTCTTTCGGCAATATTTGTATGTTATTCTCTTTTAGGGCTTAAATTTACACTATTTCTGTTTTTTGCTGTTATTTTTATGGGTATTACTATGGGGGCTTTAGCGGACATTTTTGGTTTCAAAATCCGTGTAAATGCAAAGCCAACTTGTATATGTCATTCTAAGGATAAAAACTGCACTTTAATCGATCCAGTTTGCGGGATGGAAGCTCTAAAACAAAGTGATTTCAAGATCGAACATGATGGTGCTACCTTTTATTTTTGCTCTGCCCATTGCAAGGCGAAATTTGAAGAATCCCCAGATAGATTTGCAAATAAAATAAATGAAGAAAAATGTGAGCATTGTGCTGTCGAAAAGAGTGGATTATCGAATAGACTTGTTTCCGCCCTTAAGTTTGCCTTTTTCGAGATGCCAAAGGACATTGGCCTAGAGCTTGTTCTGGGGCTTCTTCTTGCTGTATTGATTGCATCATTCAACCCAATTGGTCAGTTTGTTTCAAATTATCTTTCGGGGATATTTGCATATCCCGTAAGCCTTATTTTTGGCATGATGATGTATATTTGCTCGACCGCGAGTGTTCCCCTTGTCGATGCGCTTGTTTCGCAGGGCATGAATATAGGCGCAGGCATGGTTTTACTTCTGGCCGGTCCTATAACAAGCTGGGGAACGATCCTCGTTATTCGCTCGCAATTCGGGGGAAAGATGCTTGCGTTTTATCTTGGCGGAATAGCGATTTTTTCCTTGATTATCGGTTATGCATTTACATTAATTTAA